Genomic segment of Schistocerca nitens isolate TAMUIC-IGC-003100 chromosome 9, iqSchNite1.1, whole genome shotgun sequence:
tgtgtGCATTACTTGTAGCCAACTCTCGTCTTATGTGAGTATATCCGGAATCagcactcagactgaatctgctctcatatgAGAAGAGCACGCGACTCTATGCCTCGTTAGTCAGGTCCCTGTGGAGCTGGAACCATCGCGAACGGTGCACGGATATGCTGGTGAAAATGGAACACAATATATTCATCGTCAGGCAAATAGATCACTCCAATGTAGTCGCCGTGTTATTGTGGAGAGTGTGTTAGCGTGACTTGCAATTGTATTAAATGCTGTTACAATTGCTCCCGCCGTTTGACGCGGCTCCCTTTTTGTCTGTTTTACAACGTAgccgtcatctgctgctgtagctgaccGCGGTCTACCACAACCTCTCATTTGGGCAGCAGCAACTGTTGTTTGGAATGCTCCCCATGCACATGAAACAGTACCGTGAGCCACACCACACTCCGGGGCTACTGTCGTTACatttcgtctttcttccagtttcccgatgactaTTCTCCGTGTGAAGTAATTCCAAGATTGTCTCCTCTCTGGAGCACGTTGTAGTGAACACTACcgcagtgcaccgtaactgctcgctgattgacacatacTGTATTTCTACGTTCGTTCAGCTGCTTCGTGTTGCGGGGCCAGCCCCGTTGGGTATTATAGTGACGCTGACCTCACGCCACCTGACGCCAAAATTTTCTATGTAGGACTGGGAGACCTGTGGCAATTTACTCCCGCATTTTGGTTTGTTTCCGCCTAGTAGTTAATAAGTTGCGTTACTTTATCTAGCTAGTCCTTAAATTTTCTAGAGCATTGTATTCACAGACATTCCGTTTACTTCTCAGGTGAAAAGCGGCCTGCAGCAGAGAGAGCTACCAATCAGTGATGAGACGGCAACATTTACTTGGAGCGAGACTGCGGGTTCTCTATTGAAGGTGAACATTCGAATACTGTTCTTCAATGGTGCGTGGCCACTGACAGAGTCCGCCCTGTATTACGTCTACACCGCAGCCGTGTTCCTGGCGAGTCTCGCCAATATGGCCGAAGCCGCCGTGGGCATCGCCTTCGGACAGGGCGGCATGGAAGAGATCACACTGGTGCTGCCCAACACGCTGACCACGGCCTGCGGAGTAGTCAAGCTGGCCTTCTTCTTGCGCGACCACCGACGCTACTACGCCCTGGTGCGACGAACGGAGCGTCTGGTGATGTCCCAGGAGGAACTGGCAGGAGGAGCAGCCGAAGCCTCTGCACGTGACGTGAGCCGCCGCGTGCGCGCCTTCGCCCTGTTCGTGGTCGCTCTCATCTGCGTCCAGGGAGCCGTCTGGTGCCCCATGCCGCTTATTGCCTACCCAGGCGAGAGGAAACTGCCGTTTGGACAGCTACCCAGCACCAATTACACTCAGGTTTGTTTGTTACAGAGCACCTATAACACTAAATGGCTAAACCGTTTGGACAGCTACGCAGCACCAATTACACGCAGGTTGGTTTGTTACACAGCATCTATAGCACTAAATGGCTAAAACGATGACCCGATTCTTTTTGCAAGTTGCCAGTCTATCGGcttcaaactaaactccgcccgaacaggccatgaaggcacaacggtacctaccggccgccgtgtcatctgaTCCGTCACTGGATCCGGATagggaggagcatgtggtcagcatacggCTCTCCAGGCCGTTTTGTCAGTTTGCGAGACCAGAGCAGCtattcctcaatcaagtagctcctcagtttgaatcacaagggctgagtacagctctcttgccaacagcgctcggcaggccggatgctcacccgtccaagtgctagcccagaccgacagcgcttaactgtgaTGATCTCACGGGAAtggttgttaccactgcggcaaggccgtcggcttCTAACGGTTTCAAACgacaacaaaaatttggtttttagtgtttcatataattattgaccgacttgaaaaatttaaaatgttgttgtgAGCATCTGGGTGCTatttgtcattctgcgcaacggattaatctgagatgtacgctttaccctgtggctcctgcaagatgcaatttccacccccacactcctacagaagtcagacagacgctcctaacgttctaaaaagaaatgcctgaaaaactttcaacaataaatatcttctggagtcatccgctgcaaggaaatgacacaaaaattcacaaaatttcttacgcaactagtgggatacttcggtactggagtagtgctagttagtgtaagaaaaacatgaaactaacgaaaattattatttattttgcaaaaattctgagaaatcgcaatggcacttttagtgatgaactgaacacgttatttctgggttcttttcggaatgtgaagttacctcttaaggacaggattcgctaatgaaatttctatacaaagcttAAGATTGGTATTgacggcagaatggctgagagccgcgcctgctcaacttgaataattatccattagaatgttgctaggtacagttgaggctgtcgcgtgtgaaatgcagtgaagtgtactgttgtggaggaaatatggggctcgcaagagctgtagcgcacattaccgtaagctgcgatgactgctgtttgtgccgctcgctgctgacaaataacataactctcgttctatctggattgaccttcgccaatcaaactcttcctACGCTTTGATGAGGTCAGGGACTCCTATTTGCtgctagtctaactattggcgtggtacaccggtcagataaccagtccactgtgatgccattcaaaaattcgctcgcaggcgtttaactataactctgtccattcacaccgcacaataagtgtgtcggccaacacagtgaacaacgcttaatcgcaaggactcaatatagagtcgcactccgattcgctctcgacagaggtgctctcccagtgaagtactgaggagagacttgctcctcgctctttgagtacacgtacgagcgcgcacgctctcgttacgtgttctcgctccaagagcgacaacggaatggccactctccatgccagacgtgaaggggtgtatctttcagtctcttccattactccttcagctcaaggcgtcagaaatatcgtctgccaatcagctttgatcttctaaaatgggagaatgacgtttcgttttaggcgaccaatccagaaatctgtagtatcggcgtttggcgtttgctgtctccctgtgaaaatctctgaaactgcgtgctatatttgtaaagaatgcgtaggctgggcactcccacacaatgtagtggaatttgcttttaagctgaacacggggtcgttcttcctttcactcgggcaaacgctgtccgctccatgggCGTTCGAGGTTGACTCGTTctgtgaagggaccggcctcccggtgtgCGGTCTgactctctcgaactaaaagctcctgtgaccgtcgtctctggaatgtatgtgtgtacgccagcctcgagtatttcaaccacggtgagCTTACTTGTTATTTACATATCGTTTACATGCATtcgtacaacattgactttatcttatcgagtttgtgtTCGAacaaagcgtcttgatgtgcggaatttgattgtgagggcggaatatgtaaacaatgaaggtcaggagaccacgccatcTTACATTGTCACAAGCTACTCATTAACAATCATGATCTTATgttgatacactgaggtgacaaaagtcatgggctacctccAAATACCATGTAGGACCTCCTTTAgccaggcatagtgcagcaactcgatgtggcatggatcaacaagccgttggaagtcttcTGCACAAATATtcggccatgctgtctctatattcGTCAATAACTGTGAAAATGTTGCTGGTCCAGaattttgtgcacgtactgacctctcgattacgccccacaaatgttcgatgggattcatgtcaggcgatctgggggGCCAAATTATTCCCACGAATTGcccagaacattcttcaaaccaatcgcgaccaATCTGGCCCagttacatggcgcattgtcattcataaaatttcCATCATAGTTTGGGAACATGTGAaacacccccttagaaaaatttataaatgacaattCTGGAAAACctctaagttatttgattttcaaacagctgagcaaaactgaacgtactcagacgtttctctctttacttattctgatcaacactaaactgacacacaatattttttttagcgcaacgcaatctgactttcaataacccctacaaaagaatggccctgactaacaataacctatacctttcataaatcgcttacctcactaaaatcttcgttactcgaactactgcaatatagcgagcgccaatactgcaaactaaatgaaagattctaactactgaaggcactaactactgataggcatagttagcaaatgaaagattttaatagagaacaatcaatgaatttaccttaatagtgttcaaaagtcataatatatgtatcagttcatgacatccagtcttacaaattttctttttctgaggaacacacgtccagatcatccgctctcaaaactctgccatctctctccccacatccaccactgctggcggctcacctgcaactgcacaacgctaagcgctgttcacatccaacttacTTTCTGTGTTGCAAAACCCCTCCCGTATATGGATTGGCACAGGACTCTGTGTAGCATCTCGCTATAATGACGTGGTTGGATGCTTGAAGGTCCTGGTTGGATTTGTATCTGGCACTTTATTACCGTTTCTTTTTCGTATGGTGTGGTTAAGAATCGAAGTTTCTGCTTTAGCCAGGGTACTTTATCCGACTGCCTCCAAACCTCTAAATGTAAGCTATTCTGGTCGCATTTAGAACATAGCCCAAAATACTACTCGTTAGTATGAAAAATACATATCATCCCCAACGTAGAGCTATAAAGGAAGATAAAGACTGAAGTATACCTATCTAATTCGATCCTAGTAGCCATAACCAATCCTGAATATGATTTTATTAGTAGTACTGTAGAACAAGATGTTAAGATCACAATGTAATCATATTAAGAATTATCCTATCTACATGCTACCTGTCTGTATGTATTAAATAACGGTCGATGTGTGGTGACTCAACAGAAATCACCCACACCATTTAGGAATGCTAGCTCCATCCTAGTATCTCTAAGGCATCTTAAACTCTGTAGAATATTGAAATCGTATAATTATTTTGTAAGTGCAAAGTATCATGTACGTGTATGAAACACCTTCAAAACCATCATTTTTTCTTCTGTCCATCATCATATGACCACTGTCTTCACATTTCGTATCTGCTTTTATTTCCCATATTTAACACATTTTCCATGTTTTCTCAAAACAACATCATTTCCAGATGTTACATACGTCTTGGATCTTCATAGTACAGAAGAAGCTTTATGCTTACAGACTCTCTCTATGACCAGTTATAAGTTATATCCATTCTACTTGCTCTCTGCCATTGACATGAGAAATGGGGATGTGTATCATCAAACCATGGCTTCTGAAGCAAGGTAAGTATCAAGAAAAGAGCAGTTTGGTTACGAATTACCAGTGTGTTGGACTCTGTAGAGGACTGCCTTAAACCTTTACAAACATCAACAACTTTGATGAATAAAGTAGTAAACTCACTTTATGTTTACTGCGTTAGAGGATATACGAAAAAATCTGTTCATAACACAGGTACAAGCTGCACAGCACTGCAGAATGTCTGGGTGGGTGACACTTTCCTGTCCCCACGCTGCCACCAGCACAACACATGGTTATGGCTCACTGACTGCAGCAGTTATGTCCTGATTTCCTGATGAGGCATGCCGTCCAGTGCCCCATGACATTTTCTAACTCTATGAATTGCGAAATAAATGTTGTTGCAGATACCTCTGTGTCACTAACGCCTCCAGCATAAACTGTAACCACTCTTTCACTCTCCATGCCAAACCTCCTGCACACAATGCGGTCTCAGCTCCAGGGATTGCAACGATCCATATATAGAAGCTTTGAAAGTAGCTTGTGACCAGTACTCTGACCATTATTTTCATGTGTTACATACATCTATCATctttaaaatatacagggtgagtcacctaacatttccgctggatatatttcgtaaaccacatcaaatactgacgaatcgattccacagaccgaacgtgaggagaggggctagtgtaattggttactacaaaccatacaaaaatgcacggaagtatgttttttaaaacaaacctacgtttttttaa
This window contains:
- the LOC126204100 gene encoding uncharacterized protein LOC126204100, whose product is MPQATRGAYLSQELTQVKSGLQQRELPISDETATFTWSETAGSLLKVNIRILFFNGAWPLTESALYYVYTAAVFLASLANMAEAAVGIAFGQGGMEEITLVLPNTLTTACGVVKLAFFLRDHRRYYALVRRTERLVMSQEELAGGAAEASARDVSRRVRAFALFVVALICVQGAVWCPMPLIAYPGERKLPFGQLPSTNYTQAEALSMAAYSCQWVESSQCFKRSLAIVILRAQQQLVITAGHLYPVNRTTFVSLVNASYSYYALLGQINKR